In a genomic window of Pedobacter sp. KBS0701:
- a CDS encoding DUF2252 domain-containing protein gives MSARSDKIKAFNKNRLPSIVKLKYSAMLENAFRFYRGTCHLFYERIASLKTMPKSPIGWISGDLHLENFGSYKGNNKLVYFDLNDFDEAVKAPVLWEVVRLVTSIFIAFQTLEIDGEQAMNMAALFLKSYGTTLVGGKAMDLDPRTSKGITGDFLRRAERSSTNDLLQKRTLKKGRKLQLDTSDERHFKLKKELKVQLISHMEKWLSNNSDSPYNYRVKDVVYRLAGTGSLGQKRYLFLLKSMRKKDRYLLIDMKQAYPSSISPYFDIPQPKWENEAQRIVSAQKRMQHVSASLLSTATFKGEDYVIQELQPVKDTLKFKLIKEEYRKLYQVIDDMGMLTASSQLRSSGMDGSATKDELKAFAIKTGWQKQILNIATEQAALVCADYGAFQQDYRNGAYENQKKMEPVLD, from the coding sequence ATGTCAGCACGTTCCGATAAAATAAAAGCATTCAACAAAAATCGATTGCCATCAATAGTCAAGCTTAAATACAGTGCAATGTTGGAAAATGCATTCAGGTTCTACCGCGGCACCTGCCACCTTTTCTACGAAAGGATAGCCTCCCTTAAAACAATGCCTAAATCCCCGATCGGATGGATCAGCGGCGACCTGCACCTGGAAAATTTTGGCAGTTATAAAGGTAATAACAAACTGGTATACTTTGATCTCAACGATTTCGATGAGGCTGTAAAAGCACCGGTGCTCTGGGAAGTTGTGCGTTTGGTAACCAGTATCTTTATCGCTTTCCAGACCCTTGAGATTGATGGGGAGCAGGCAATGAACATGGCTGCACTATTCCTGAAAAGTTATGGTACCACCCTGGTCGGTGGAAAAGCCATGGACCTGGATCCGAGGACATCTAAAGGCATCACCGGCGATTTTTTAAGACGTGCGGAAAGAAGTTCTACAAACGATCTTTTACAGAAAAGAACATTAAAAAAAGGGAGAAAGCTGCAGCTTGACACAAGCGATGAACGGCACTTTAAACTGAAAAAAGAATTGAAAGTCCAACTGATCAGCCACATGGAAAAATGGCTATCAAATAACAGCGACAGCCCATATAATTACCGTGTTAAAGATGTGGTGTACCGTCTTGCCGGCACGGGAAGCCTTGGGCAGAAACGTTACCTGTTCCTGCTTAAAAGTATGCGTAAAAAAGACCGCTACCTGCTCATCGATATGAAACAGGCCTATCCATCCTCCATATCGCCCTATTTTGATATTCCCCAGCCCAAATGGGAAAATGAGGCGCAGCGGATTGTTTCGGCACAAAAACGCATGCAGCATGTTTCAGCATCCCTGCTATCTACCGCGACATTCAAAGGCGAAGATTATGTGATTCAGGAATTGCAGCCTGTAAAAGATACCCTCAAGTTTAAACTTATAAAAGAAGAATACCGTAAACTTTACCAGGTGATCGACGACATGGGCATGCTTACTGCATCCTCACAACTCAGGAGCTCGGGAATGGATGGTTCTGCCACAAAAGATGAGTTGAAAGCTTTTGCCATCAAAACAGGATGGCAGAAACAAATCCTGAACATAGCCACCGAACAAGCCGCCCTGGTATGCGCAGACTATGGCGCTTTTCAGCAGGATTATAGAAACGGCGCTTATGAAAACCAGAAGAAAATGGAACCGGTACTGGATTAA
- a CDS encoding LLM class flavin-dependent oxidoreductase — translation MKKIGFLSFGHWSEHPSYQARTASDTLLQSIDLAVAAEEIGLDGAYFRVHHFARQLASPFPLLSAIGAKTSKIEIGTGVIDMRYENPLYMVEDAGAADLISGGRLQLGISRGSPEQVIEGWRYFGFAPKDGENDADMGRQKALEFLERLKGEGFARPNPNPMFPNPPGLLRLEPYSEGLRERIWWGAASNATAVWAAENGMYLQSSTLKFDENGKPFSIQQAEQIRLYREAWKKAGHDREPRVSVSRSIFALMNDQDRYYFGQQGKGTDSFGYIEPTQRAVFGRGYAAEPDQLIKELAADEAIQEADTVLLTIPNTLGVDYNIHLLSAILEHVAPGLGWRD, via the coding sequence ATGAAGAAAATCGGATTTTTATCGTTCGGGCATTGGTCGGAACATCCCTCGTATCAGGCGCGTACCGCTAGTGATACTTTGCTGCAATCCATCGATCTTGCTGTTGCAGCCGAAGAGATCGGCCTTGACGGAGCGTATTTCAGGGTACACCATTTTGCAAGGCAATTGGCATCACCCTTTCCGCTGCTTTCGGCAATTGGTGCAAAGACTTCAAAGATCGAAATCGGAACGGGCGTTATTGATATGCGCTATGAAAACCCTTTATATATGGTGGAGGATGCTGGTGCAGCCGACCTCATCTCTGGTGGGAGATTACAGCTGGGCATCAGCAGGGGTTCGCCCGAGCAGGTAATCGAAGGCTGGCGGTATTTCGGTTTTGCACCAAAGGATGGGGAGAACGATGCTGATATGGGAAGGCAAAAGGCTTTGGAATTTCTGGAAAGACTGAAAGGCGAAGGTTTTGCAAGGCCTAATCCAAATCCAATGTTTCCCAATCCGCCCGGACTGTTAAGGCTGGAGCCCTATTCCGAGGGCCTGCGAGAGCGCATCTGGTGGGGAGCCGCTTCCAATGCGACTGCGGTTTGGGCGGCAGAGAACGGAATGTACCTGCAGAGTTCTACTTTAAAGTTTGATGAAAATGGCAAGCCCTTCAGTATCCAGCAGGCCGAGCAGATCAGGCTGTACAGGGAAGCCTGGAAAAAAGCGGGACATGATCGTGAGCCAAGGGTTTCTGTCAGCCGTTCAATATTTGCGCTGATGAACGATCAGGACAGGTATTATTTCGGGCAGCAGGGGAAAGGGACAGATAGTTTTGGCTATATCGAGCCAACCCAAAGGGCGGTCTTCGGTCGGGGATATGCCGCTGAACCCGATCAGCTGATAAAGGAACTGGCTGCCGACGAGGCAATACAGGAAGCGGATACGGTACTACTGACCATTCCAAATACCTTGGGCGTGGATTACAATATCCATCTGCTGTCTGCCATTCTGGAGCACGTTGCACCGGGACTTGGATGGAGAGACTAG
- a CDS encoding PA2169 family four-helix-bundle protein translates to MENNQEIISDLKGLVSIINDGKEGYSSAAESTDNVELKAVFLKYVAERALYENELKAHLEKHGGNSDNQEGGILGAIHRTWLDIKEALTDKSETALLSAVVTGEKAALEKYDMVIKDNELHSDHLNLLTTQRNGIAEALKEIEVLEQKYSDK, encoded by the coding sequence ATGGAAAATAATCAAGAGATCATTTCGGACCTAAAGGGTCTGGTATCCATCATCAACGATGGAAAAGAAGGATACAGTTCAGCAGCAGAATCCACTGATAATGTGGAGCTAAAGGCAGTATTTTTGAAATATGTTGCAGAACGTGCCTTGTATGAAAACGAGCTGAAGGCACATCTGGAAAAACATGGCGGGAATTCGGATAACCAAGAGGGTGGAATACTGGGAGCGATCCATAGAACCTGGCTCGATATCAAGGAAGCGCTGACCGATAAAAGCGAGACCGCTTTGTTAAGTGCAGTCGTGACTGGTGAAAAAGCAGCACTCGAAAAGTATGACATGGTCATAAAGGACAATGAACTCCATTCTGACCATTTAAATTTATTGACCACCCAGCGCAACGGTATTGCCGAAGCCTTAAAGGAGATCGAGGTTCTGGAACAGAAATATTCGGACAAGTAG
- a CDS encoding DUF4385 domain-containing protein — MSAERKPSYLDFDSEKYPWKQDIDYKDNPEKYRVGKGEQGVLICEPYKSEIGQFWRFRTPELAKESSEKIFEIFSNYIRSNDFVGADMARKYLQMGYTRARRYANYKGGKKYDKEKDYKALERGTGSAEKAQSAEIFYSAYRLAEAHPIYKSLKANWKKRLG, encoded by the coding sequence ATGTCAGCAGAAAGAAAACCATCCTACCTTGATTTTGATAGCGAAAAATACCCGTGGAAGCAGGACATCGATTATAAAGACAACCCCGAAAAATACAGGGTTGGCAAGGGTGAACAGGGCGTTCTGATCTGCGAGCCCTATAAATCTGAGATCGGCCAATTCTGGAGGTTCAGGACCCCAGAGCTTGCAAAAGAAAGCAGTGAAAAGATATTTGAAATATTTAGTAATTACATCCGGTCAAATGATTTTGTGGGGGCAGACATGGCAAGAAAATACCTGCAGATGGGATACACCCGCGCCAGGCGGTATGCCAATTACAAAGGCGGAAAAAAATACGACAAGGAAAAAGATTATAAGGCACTGGAACGCGGCACCGGATCGGCAGAAAAAGCACAATCGGCTGAAATTTTCTACTCCGCCTACAGACTGGCAGAGGCACACCCGATCTATAAATCGCTGAAAGCAAACTGGAAAAAACGGCTGGGATAA
- a CDS encoding DNA-formamidopyrimidine glycosylase family protein encodes MAELPDLEVFAQIISRRFRGKTLEELEVKMAKKLNVTAAQLKTKLEGKKLSKVLRYGKTLHFHFSKEVLQVHLMLRGELGALKRDSELPKYTILAFHFSGGDGFVVVDMLRAATPTLNPDVAKAPDVLEMDEDYFGGVLFKSKKMVKEVLMDQKKMRGIGNSYADEILCDAGVSPFSVSSAIPEKIVKKLFKSLGAVLKEAIAAIAKENGDELRGELRDFMKVHGAKVEKSPSGEAVKSEKIRGRTSYYTDEQKLYS; translated from the coding sequence ATGGCTGAACTACCTGACTTGGAAGTATTTGCGCAGATCATCTCGCGCCGGTTCAGGGGAAAGACCCTGGAGGAGTTGGAAGTGAAAATGGCGAAAAAGCTGAACGTGACTGCTGCACAGCTCAAGACAAAACTCGAAGGTAAAAAGCTTTCGAAGGTTTTGCGCTATGGAAAAACTTTGCACTTTCACTTCAGTAAAGAAGTTTTACAGGTTCATCTCATGCTTAGGGGAGAACTGGGGGCATTAAAGAGAGATTCGGAGCTTCCGAAATATACCATCCTTGCTTTTCATTTTTCTGGAGGCGATGGATTTGTGGTCGTAGATATGTTGCGTGCGGCAACACCTACCTTAAATCCCGATGTTGCCAAGGCACCAGATGTGCTGGAAATGGACGAGGATTATTTTGGCGGAGTGCTTTTCAAGAGCAAGAAAATGGTGAAGGAGGTGCTGATGGACCAGAAAAAGATGCGAGGAATTGGTAATTCATACGCTGATGAGATCCTGTGTGATGCCGGGGTGTCCCCGTTTTCAGTCAGCTCGGCCATACCTGAAAAAATCGTGAAGAAATTGTTTAAGAGCTTGGGGGCGGTTTTGAAAGAAGCGATTGCAGCTATCGCAAAAGAGAACGGGGATGAGCTTCGCGGCGAGTTGCGTGACTTCATGAAGGTGCATGGCGCAAAGGTTGAGAAGTCCCCGTCCGGGGAGGCCGTGAAGTCCGAAAAAATACGCGGAAGGACCAGTTATTATACCGACGAACAGAAATTATATTCCTGA
- a CDS encoding DUF72 domain-containing protein yields MDIAFENYYSGTSGLLLPVPNKLHYPEEFREKSRLCYYASLMDSIEINSSFYKVPQVSTMKKWAADVPGEFRFTFKLFKEITHNKDLAFDPEVVSRFFSVISHVEEKKGCLLVQFPPSVRISHFAQLRFLMSVLRHNDPFVKWKIALEFRHTSLYIDEVYELLDEFGLGMVIHDKSPASSPVRESHPDFIYLRFHGPGGNYRGSYSDDVLYEYASYVTGWLAEGKKVFVYFNNTMGEAHANLNMLRQIVRDTY; encoded by the coding sequence ATGGACATCGCCTTTGAAAACTATTACTCGGGTACCAGCGGGCTACTGTTACCGGTTCCCAATAAATTGCACTACCCGGAAGAATTCCGGGAAAAGAGCCGGCTGTGCTATTACGCCTCGCTGATGGATTCTATCGAAATTAATTCCTCCTTTTATAAGGTGCCGCAGGTTTCCACGATGAAAAAGTGGGCGGCGGATGTGCCCGGAGAATTTCGTTTTACCTTTAAGCTTTTCAAGGAGATTACCCATAATAAGGATTTGGCCTTTGATCCAGAGGTCGTGTCCAGGTTCTTTTCGGTCATTTCGCATGTTGAAGAGAAAAAGGGTTGTCTTTTGGTACAGTTCCCCCCAAGCGTAAGGATTTCTCATTTTGCGCAGCTACGCTTTCTAATGTCGGTGCTTAGGCATAATGATCCTTTTGTTAAATGGAAGATCGCTTTGGAATTTCGGCATACTTCTTTATACATAGATGAGGTATACGAGCTTTTGGATGAGTTTGGGCTTGGTATGGTGATCCATGATAAGTCGCCTGCCAGTTCTCCTGTAAGGGAAAGCCATCCGGATTTTATCTACCTCAGGTTCCATGGTCCGGGAGGGAACTATAGGGGAAGCTACTCTGACGACGTATTGTATGAGTATGCAAGTTATGTAACCGGGTGGCTGGCAGAGGGCAAGAAGGTATTCGTGTACTTCAATAATACTATGGGAGAGGCGCATGCCAACCTGAATATGCTGCGTCAGATCGTTAGGGATACCTATTAG
- a CDS encoding aldo/keto reductase has product MKYRKLGTTGEQLSALGLGCMGMSFAYGPTDDKESLATLEKALDLGINFWDTADMYANGANEELISKILVPNRNRVFIATKFGFRFKDGVAGPSSAAGTYFDGSPAWIKVAVEQSLKRLKIDTIDLYYAHRVDPNIPIEETVGAMADLVKEGKVRYLGLSEASEASIRKAHAVHPIAALQSEYSLLTRDVENGILQTTRELGISLIPYSPLARGLVTNTLDVNILSEDDFRRTLPRYQPENISNNNKLIKEFTAFAENKGCTPAQLALAWVLAQGNDIIPIPGTKKRKYLEENIGAVEFNLTSTDLVAIDGLIKQYPVIGERYSEGAMKMVNH; this is encoded by the coding sequence ATGAAATACAGAAAACTTGGAACAACCGGCGAGCAGCTGTCTGCGCTCGGTCTGGGTTGTATGGGTATGAGCTTTGCTTATGGCCCTACAGATGACAAAGAAAGTTTAGCAACATTGGAAAAAGCACTTGACCTGGGCATCAATTTTTGGGATACGGCGGATATGTATGCCAATGGCGCTAACGAAGAATTGATCTCTAAAATACTGGTGCCTAACCGGAACAGGGTATTTATTGCAACTAAATTCGGATTTCGTTTTAAAGATGGAGTTGCCGGACCAAGCAGTGCCGCGGGCACCTATTTTGATGGTTCTCCCGCCTGGATAAAAGTAGCAGTTGAACAGAGCCTGAAGCGGCTTAAAATTGACACAATCGATTTGTATTATGCTCACCGGGTAGATCCGAATATCCCGATAGAGGAAACTGTGGGGGCAATGGCCGATCTGGTTAAAGAAGGCAAAGTACGCTATCTCGGTCTGAGCGAGGCTTCGGAGGCATCTATCAGAAAAGCGCATGCCGTACACCCGATTGCAGCACTTCAAAGCGAATATTCGCTGCTGACAAGGGATGTAGAGAACGGTATATTGCAAACTACCCGCGAACTCGGGATTTCACTTATCCCTTATTCTCCGCTGGCAAGGGGTTTGGTCACCAATACACTTGATGTAAATATTCTTTCCGAAGATGATTTCAGGAGAACATTACCACGCTACCAACCAGAAAATATAAGCAATAACAATAAGCTCATTAAAGAATTTACTGCATTTGCAGAAAACAAAGGTTGCACGCCTGCCCAACTTGCCCTGGCCTGGGTTTTGGCTCAGGGCAATGATATCATTCCAATTCCGGGAACCAAGAAAAGGAAATACCTGGAAGAAAATATTGGTGCAGTTGAATTTAACCTCACCAGCACAGATCTTGTAGCAATTGATGGGTTGATTAAGCAATATCCGGTAATCGGCGAGCGGTACAGCGAAGGGGCAATGAAGATGGTTAACCATTAA
- a CDS encoding AraC family transcriptional regulator, producing MKQTESVSDFYSRLPGHSPTDVPMDNAGIGHINVFSRETCAVVSPYSRRDFYKVSLIIGKGKIYYADKWIQIDRPALLFSNPVVPYSWEAESEEQSGWYCLFTEDFIQHSERVSNLRDSPLFSIGGNPIFFPDEVQLNELSTIFQKMQKEMCSTYLHKYDVLRSHLHLIIHEAMKNSPTTNFHTYANASSRVSALFLELLERQFPIDSPALILKLKNPVDYATALSVHINHLNRSVKEVTGKTTTAHIAARIIREAKALLQHTDWNISDIAYSLGFEYPSYFTLFFKKHAGLAPTQLRQTV from the coding sequence GTGAAACAAACAGAAAGTGTTAGCGATTTTTACAGCAGGCTTCCAGGCCATTCGCCTACCGATGTTCCGATGGACAATGCGGGTATTGGTCATATCAATGTGTTCAGCAGAGAAACCTGCGCCGTTGTAAGTCCCTACAGCCGCAGGGATTTCTACAAGGTGTCCCTGATTATAGGCAAAGGCAAGATATATTACGCAGATAAGTGGATTCAGATCGACCGCCCGGCACTGCTGTTTTCAAATCCGGTTGTACCTTATTCATGGGAAGCTGAGTCGGAGGAACAGTCGGGATGGTACTGTCTGTTTACCGAAGATTTCATTCAGCACAGCGAAAGGGTGAGCAATCTGCGGGATTCACCTCTGTTTAGCATTGGTGGTAATCCGATTTTCTTTCCTGATGAGGTGCAATTGAACGAGCTCTCTACTATATTTCAAAAAATGCAGAAAGAGATGTGTTCAACCTATCTCCATAAGTATGACGTTTTGCGAAGTCACCTGCATCTGATCATCCATGAGGCCATGAAAAACAGCCCGACTACTAATTTTCATACTTATGCCAATGCGTCTTCAAGGGTTTCGGCTCTATTTCTTGAATTGCTGGAAAGGCAGTTTCCAATTGATTCTCCTGCGCTTATACTAAAACTGAAAAATCCTGTGGATTATGCTACTGCCCTGTCTGTACACATCAATCACCTTAACCGTTCAGTAAAGGAGGTGACCGGCAAGACCACAACCGCTCATATTGCAGCCCGCATCATTAGGGAGGCAAAAGCTTTATTACAGCATACGGACTGGAACATTTCAGATATTGCCTACAGCCTGGGCTTTGAATACCCTTCCTATTTTACTTTGTTTTTTAAAAAGCACGCCGGCCTGGCGCCAACTCAATTACGACAGACTGTTTGA
- a CDS encoding MATE family efflux transporter has protein sequence MFSKIYTKYKPYYKENLHLALPIVGSQVGHTLVHMADSIIVGHFTDTIQLAAVSLVNSIFMLILVIGLGISYGLTPLIAQENGRQNYDECGKLLSNSLIINICIGIFLYVLVQLGIFCVIDRLEQTPEVVRYAKPYLNLLSISIIPLLIFQTFKQFAEGLGFTKQAMFVSIWGNALNIILGIIFVKGMFGIKSMGVSGVGLSTLIDRILMATVMCFYVLRSRHFKKYLTSFKATFFDKIRAVKIAKIGMPVAMQYSFEISAFSGAAVLIGTIGAVEQAAHQIAISLAAMTYMIASGVASAATIKTGNNFGKNNFDDLRKSAIASYHVILLFMSFTAVIFVLANNIMPFIYTEDAAVIPIAAQLLIIAGFFQLFDGTQVVGLGVLRGIGDVNIPTFITFLAYWVVGIPIGYVLGFHFNLGVNGIWYGLTLGLLTASILLFLRFQNKTRSLKAEQFHP, from the coding sequence ATGTTTTCTAAAATTTACACCAAGTATAAACCTTATTATAAAGAAAATCTTCATTTGGCACTGCCAATTGTAGGTTCTCAGGTTGGTCATACTTTGGTACACATGGCGGATAGTATTATTGTAGGTCATTTTACGGATACTATTCAATTGGCTGCTGTTTCATTAGTGAACAGTATATTTATGCTTATCCTTGTAATCGGGCTGGGTATTTCTTATGGTTTAACACCATTGATTGCACAGGAAAATGGCCGGCAGAATTATGATGAATGCGGAAAACTTCTATCAAACAGTTTAATAATTAATATCTGTATAGGCATATTTTTATATGTATTGGTTCAATTGGGGATATTTTGTGTCATCGATCGACTTGAACAAACCCCTGAGGTAGTACGTTACGCGAAACCCTATCTGAATCTTTTATCAATTTCAATTATTCCATTATTGATTTTTCAGACCTTTAAACAGTTTGCTGAAGGTTTAGGCTTTACCAAGCAGGCTATGTTCGTTTCGATCTGGGGAAATGCGCTTAATATCATCCTTGGAATTATTTTCGTTAAAGGTATGTTTGGCATTAAATCAATGGGCGTCAGCGGTGTAGGTTTAAGCACCTTGATTGATCGGATTTTAATGGCTACAGTAATGTGTTTTTATGTATTGCGCTCAAGGCATTTTAAAAAATACCTGACCAGTTTCAAAGCCACTTTTTTTGATAAAATAAGGGCTGTTAAAATCGCAAAAATCGGAATGCCGGTTGCTATGCAATATTCTTTTGAAATCAGCGCTTTTAGTGGCGCTGCTGTACTAATCGGCACCATTGGTGCGGTAGAGCAGGCGGCACATCAGATTGCCATCAGTTTAGCTGCCATGACTTATATGATTGCCAGTGGTGTAGCTTCTGCAGCGACCATTAAAACCGGAAACAATTTTGGAAAGAATAATTTTGATGATCTGCGCAAATCAGCCATTGCGAGTTATCATGTGATATTACTGTTCATGTCATTTACTGCGGTTATTTTTGTACTGGCTAACAATATTATGCCTTTTATTTACACCGAAGATGCAGCCGTAATTCCGATTGCAGCGCAACTATTAATTATAGCAGGTTTTTTTCAATTATTTGATGGTACCCAGGTAGTGGGATTAGGTGTTTTACGTGGCATTGGCGATGTTAACATTCCTACCTTTATTACCTTTTTAGCCTATTGGGTAGTTGGAATTCCTATTGGTTATGTATTGGGATTTCATTTTAACTTAGGGGTTAACGGCATTTGGTATGGTTTAACATTAGGATTGTTAACAGCCTCTATCCTATTGTTTTTAAGGTTCCAGAACAAGACAAGGAGTTTAAAAGCCGAGCAGTTTCATCCTTAG
- a CDS encoding pseudouridine synthase: MLEIIYQDENLIAINKPHGLLVHQSSIARDATEFALQMLRDQVGKQVSPVHRLDRKTSGILLFAFDKTSEIAMHQQFMNAETDKKYLAILRGYTPDAMDIDYPLAKENGTMQDAFTSFKTLQKAEVEVALGQHPTSRYSLVEATPKTGRMHQLRRHFSHILHPIIGDRTHGCNKQNKFFKEQWEMTTMLLHASELEFIHPVTKEKIHLKAGLHDEFKRVMDFMKMEL; the protein is encoded by the coding sequence ATGTTGGAGATTATTTACCAGGACGAGAATTTAATTGCAATTAATAAGCCACATGGCCTTTTGGTTCATCAATCTTCAATTGCCAGAGATGCGACCGAATTTGCCCTACAGATGCTGAGGGATCAGGTGGGTAAACAGGTTAGCCCGGTGCACAGGTTAGACCGGAAAACCAGTGGGATCTTATTGTTTGCTTTTGATAAAACTTCTGAAATTGCTATGCATCAACAATTTATGAACGCGGAGACAGATAAAAAATACCTGGCTATTCTGCGTGGTTACACCCCTGATGCCATGGATATTGACTATCCATTAGCTAAAGAAAACGGAACCATGCAAGATGCTTTCACCTCGTTCAAAACGCTTCAAAAAGCAGAGGTTGAAGTAGCTCTTGGCCAACATCCAACATCCCGTTACTCATTGGTAGAAGCTACCCCTAAAACCGGAAGAATGCACCAGCTGAGGCGTCATTTTAGTCATATTCTTCATCCGATTATTGGCGATCGTACACACGGCTGCAACAAACAGAATAAATTTTTCAAGGAGCAATGGGAAATGACCACCATGTTGCTGCATGCGTCTGAGTTGGAATTTATTCATCCAGTTACCAAAGAAAAAATTCATTTAAAAGCCGGTCTGCATGATGAGTTTAAAAGAGTGATGGATTTCATGAAAATGGAACTTTAG
- a CDS encoding histone deacetylase, with the protein MIKIAWHPIYAHPLPEGHRFPMLKYELIPEQLLHEGTIERHNLFSPEPLSEKFVLLTHQKAYWEQLRDLTLSSKDQRRIGFPLDVQLVARELRIAQGTIDGAYFAMENGIAFNVAGGTHHAGSNWGEGFCLLNDQAIAANYLLYKKLAKHILIIDLDVHQGNGTAEIFQNEERVFTFSIHGDKNFPFRKEISSLDVPLDDGIQDEAYLSALDANLKKAFERAKPDFVFYLSGVDVLSTDKLGKLALTKAACKERDSMVLQACKDKSLPLQVSMGGGYSADIKDIVDAHCNTYRLAFDLFA; encoded by the coding sequence ATGATCAAAATTGCCTGGCACCCGATTTATGCACATCCTTTGCCAGAGGGGCATCGCTTTCCGATGCTGAAATATGAATTGATACCTGAACAGCTTTTGCACGAAGGAACCATTGAGCGGCATAACTTATTTAGTCCCGAGCCACTTAGTGAAAAGTTTGTGCTGCTAACACACCAAAAAGCTTACTGGGAGCAGTTAAGGGATTTAACCCTCTCGTCAAAAGATCAGCGGCGTATCGGCTTTCCTTTGGATGTGCAGCTTGTAGCGCGCGAACTGAGGATTGCGCAAGGTACAATTGATGGTGCTTATTTTGCCATGGAGAATGGTATTGCTTTTAATGTAGCAGGAGGTACACATCATGCCGGCAGTAACTGGGGCGAAGGTTTTTGTTTGTTAAATGACCAGGCTATTGCAGCTAATTATTTGTTATATAAAAAATTAGCTAAACACATCTTAATTATTGATTTAGATGTGCACCAGGGAAATGGTACGGCAGAAATCTTTCAAAATGAGGAACGGGTATTTACTTTTTCGATACATGGCGATAAAAATTTCCCTTTCAGAAAAGAAATCTCAAGTTTGGATGTTCCTTTAGATGATGGCATACAGGATGAAGCATATCTGTCGGCTTTAGATGCCAATTTGAAAAAGGCTTTCGAAAGAGCCAAACCCGATTTTGTATTTTATTTATCAGGAGTTGATGTGCTCTCTACCGATAAACTGGGTAAATTGGCTTTAACTAAAGCGGCATGCAAGGAACGCGACAGCATGGTATTGCAGGCCTGTAAGGATAAAAGCCTGCCTTTACAGGTTAGTATGGGCGGGGGATACTCGGCAGATATTAAAGACATCGTAGATGCGCATTGCAATACCTACCGATTGGCCTTTGATTTATTTGCATAA
- a CDS encoding bestrophin family protein: MINYNPKDWSTFIFHIDKSDTFRKLWPLMLGVAVFSGLVAYAELNYFQLSKTSNVTNIGMMHSLLGFVLSLLLVFRTNTAYDRWWEGRKLLGSLTNVSRNLAIKIKALKLPDEDVRFFEYGIPKYAFALKEHLREKMYFGKNSLLIEVEEGKHVPNQIAGSLTNRFYGLLEKGSISQEQFIVLSSDFNQFTDICGACERIKNTPIPFSYSAFIKKFIFVYVITLPFGWVFSLGYFVVPIVPFILYVLASLELIAEEIENPFGYDANDLPVDQICTNIEKHVGEILG; this comes from the coding sequence ATGATTAACTACAACCCTAAAGACTGGAGTACCTTCATTTTTCATATCGATAAAAGTGACACTTTTAGAAAGCTTTGGCCCTTAATGCTTGGGGTAGCCGTATTTTCAGGGTTGGTTGCTTATGCTGAATTGAATTACTTTCAGCTTTCTAAAACTAGTAATGTAACCAATATTGGTATGATGCATAGTCTATTGGGCTTTGTTTTGTCGCTTTTGTTGGTTTTCAGAACTAATACGGCTTATGACAGGTGGTGGGAAGGCAGGAAACTGTTGGGGTCATTAACCAATGTAAGCCGTAACCTGGCTATAAAGATTAAAGCGCTTAAACTGCCGGATGAGGATGTCCGCTTTTTTGAATATGGAATCCCTAAATATGCTTTTGCGCTTAAAGAACATTTAAGAGAAAAGATGTATTTTGGGAAGAACAGCTTGTTGATAGAAGTAGAAGAAGGCAAACATGTTCCAAACCAGATAGCAGGTAGTTTAACCAACAGATTCTACGGGTTGTTAGAAAAAGGTTCGATTTCGCAGGAACAGTTTATTGTTCTTTCCAGTGACTTTAATCAGTTTACTGATATCTGTGGCGCCTGCGAAAGGATTAAAAACACTCCAATCCCGTTTTCTTACAGCGCATTTATTAAAAAATTTATTTTTGTTTATGTGATCACTTTACCCTTTGGCTGGGTATTCAGTTTAGGTTATTTTGTGGTGCCGATTGTACCCTTTATCCTCTATGTATTAGCGAGTTTGGAACTGATAGCTGAAGAAATAGAGAATCCTTTTGGTTATGATGCAAATGATCTTCCGGTAGATCAGATCTGTACCAATATCGAAAAACATGTAGGAGAGATTTTAGGCTAA